GATGTGAATGATTACGGCGATGGCCGTGATCTAAGGGTATCCTTCACCCATGCCAGTGACGAAAGCTACATTAGCCAGTACCGGATTCTGGTGGTGCCGGTGAAGGAGTACAGCAGCTTCAGCTTGAATGATGCAAATAATGCGCCCCACTATACCTCCGTTGGCGTATCCGGGAACAGCACCAGTCAAGTCTTGGAGGCTTCGGCGAGAGATGTGCGCGGAGCATTGATTAAGCCGGGAACCAGCTACCGGGTGTATGTGCTGTCTGTGCGCAGCGGAAACTACCCGGGAGCGAACGCTCTGTCCGGGGGCTCGTCAGCCATCAGTCTGTCGGAGAAGCTTCCGGTTGTCTCTGTAACGAATGTGACCTACGGTACGGATAACGGCAGAATAGTCGTCCACTTCACCAAATCCGCCCGGGAGACGAATCTCTCGGAATACCGGGTATTCGTGGTTCCTTCGAGACAGAGCTTCGGCGCAGCAGAGGCACTCGATGTGAAGTCCTCCAATTACAGATCCGCTGCGCCTAACGGAAGCAACCAGACTGTAGCGGCTGCGGACCGGGATATCAACGGCAATGCCATTGTCAAAGGAACCAAATACAAATTATATGTACTCGCAGTAGCCAATAATTCAGGTGTGCAGAATGGCGGATTATCCGATTCCAGTGAAGAGTTTCAGCTATAGACACAATAAAATACAGCATATCCCGGTTCAGCGGGATATGCTGTATTTTGCTGTAACGGCGGTGCTCAGGCTGCCCCGGCATTCACCAGGACCACGGACAGCAGCAGCATGAAGAGGAGCAGGAAAATGGCGTTGATCAGGGTTCCGAGGACGGCAAAGACCTTGCGGCGCTGCCGGAAGGTTAAGCCGACAATGCCGGTTACAGCGCCTATAACATTGAGCGCTACCAGAATCAGCACAGTCACGCCCAGATACATAATTAACTCTGCTGATTCAGGGAGCAGCTTATTATTCTCACCCAAGATAGATGCAGCCTTCGCGCCTGTATATACGAAGGCTGCCACATAGCCGGCCAGTGTGAGCATAGCGATGACGAAGGAAGCGATGCCGGGGCCGGAATGCTTGTAGTCGCGCGGATTCTCTTCATATTTATACTCCGGCTCCGGGGACATGCCTTGAGCGGGATTTCCCCACCTGTCTACTGTTTGACTGTCTGTATCCGGTTTGGGGGGAGATTGATAGTCCATGGGCTGCACTCCTTAAGATAGAATGGGTTACTATTACTTCATCACAAGCAGTCTTCAAAAGCAAGCTATCCGCTAAAAATCTTCCCCGGTTCCTTCAAGCTGGCGGCAGGCTGTGCCGATACGTTAGAATAGGAGAAGCTGAAGACAAAGAAGGAGCTGTGAACCCATGCAACGAAGATTGATCGGCTGGGGAGCTGTGCTGGCGATGCTGTCCGTAGGAATCGGGGCGTTCGGCTCGCACATTCTGAAGCCTGTGATCAGTGAGGATTATCTGAAGGTGTACGAGACGGGGGTGCAGTACCATATGGCCCACGCCCTGGCGCTGGTGCTCATCGGCCTGGCCGCAGGCCAGTGGGGCGACAGCACCCGTCTGCGCTGGGCGGGAAGGCTGATCGGAGCCGGAATTCTGCTCTTCTCCGGGAGTCTGTACATTCTCAGTACCTCAGGCATCAAAATCCTTGGAGCCATCACCCCCCTTGGAGGCGTGTGTTTCCTTGCGGGCTGGATCTGCTTTGCTGCTGAAGCCTTCGCCCGCAAGCGGTGAAGAGCGGCCAGCGGCCTGACACGAAGAAACACCCGTCCGGGAGATTCGGAACGGGTGCTTCTTCGCGTTACAGAAATTCATCGATTTCATTAAGCTTGAAGGTGTATACCTGCTTCTCATCCACATGGTATACGCTTAGCGAGTTGGCGCTTTCATCG
This region of Paenibacillus sp. FSL K6-1096 genomic DNA includes:
- a CDS encoding DUF423 domain-containing protein, with protein sequence MQRRLIGWGAVLAMLSVGIGAFGSHILKPVISEDYLKVYETGVQYHMAHALALVLIGLAAGQWGDSTRLRWAGRLIGAGILLFSGSLYILSTSGIKILGAITPLGGVCFLAGWICFAAEAFARKR